One region of Bacteroidia bacterium genomic DNA includes:
- a CDS encoding bifunctional ADP-heptose synthase has protein sequence MDIETLFEGFKKIKALVIGDVMIDEYVWGNATRISPEAPVPVVNVEKNEVRLGGAANVALNLKNLGAKPILCGFVGDNHYGKIFYEALYKENLSSEGIFTVKNRKTTVKTRVIAHHQHLLRIDAEQTDIVPQEFQNKLFEFIQSIISDIDVIVFEDYDKGALDEELIKKIIELAQKYEVPVTVDPKFRNFLAYQKCTLFKPNLKELKEGLHISPDPQDKNALHEAIKLISKTLSCQNVMITLSEHGVAIGNQQNFYYVPAHVRKIADVSGAGDTVISVASLCIALNLPLKEIAELSNLAGGLVCEEIGVVPIHAEKFKKESQKLFGFNIEQYVNRNE, from the coding sequence ATGGATATAGAAACATTGTTTGAAGGTTTCAAAAAAATTAAAGCACTTGTCATCGGAGATGTAATGATAGACGAGTACGTATGGGGTAATGCTACGCGAATTTCACCTGAAGCACCTGTACCTGTGGTTAATGTAGAAAAAAATGAAGTTCGCTTAGGCGGTGCTGCAAATGTAGCCTTAAACCTCAAAAATCTTGGGGCAAAACCTATCCTATGCGGCTTTGTGGGAGATAACCACTATGGTAAAATTTTTTACGAAGCACTATATAAAGAAAATTTAAGTAGTGAAGGTATATTCACAGTAAAAAACAGAAAAACAACTGTCAAAACAAGAGTAATTGCCCACCATCAACATCTGTTACGAATTGATGCAGAGCAAACTGACATAGTACCTCAAGAGTTCCAAAATAAACTATTTGAGTTTATCCAAAGCATTATCAGCGATATCGATGTGATTGTATTTGAAGACTATGACAAAGGTGCGTTAGATGAAGAGCTTATCAAAAAAATTATAGAATTAGCTCAAAAGTATGAAGTTCCCGTTACCGTTGACCCTAAGTTTAGAAACTTTTTAGCTTATCAAAAGTGTACTTTATTTAAACCCAATCTAAAAGAGCTTAAAGAGGGCTTACATATAAGTCCAGATCCACAAGATAAAAACGCATTGCACGAGGCTATAAAACTTATTTCAAAAACCTTATCTTGCCAAAATGTCATGATTACGCTAAGCGAACACGGAGTTGCAATAGGAAATCAACAGAATTTTTATTACGTTCCTGCGCATGTGCGTAAAATTGCAGATGTATCTGGAGCAGGGGATACCGTTATTAGTGTGGCATCATTGTGTATAGCTTTGAACTTACCTCTCAAAGAAATTGCAGAGCTTTCTAATTTAGCAGGTGGTCTAGTGTGCGAAGAAATAGGTGTAGTTCCTATTCATGCAGAAAAATTCAAGAAGGAAAGTCAAAAATTATTTGGTTTTAATATAGAGCAATATGTCAACAGAAATGAATAA
- a CDS encoding RidA family protein: MSTEMNNSSQRINLSSGAYWEDIVGYSRLVRVGNIIEVAGTAAVDSEGNIIGKGSFYEQTKFILQKIENALKQVNASIKDVVRTRIYVTDITKWQDIGRAHGEFFKDIKPATTIVEVQNLIHPDLWVEIEVTAIVS, encoded by the coding sequence ATGTCAACAGAAATGAATAATTCCTCACAAAGAATAAATCTTAGTTCAGGTGCCTACTGGGAAGATATTGTAGGCTACAGCCGTTTAGTAAGAGTAGGAAATATTATTGAAGTAGCAGGCACGGCTGCAGTAGATAGTGAAGGTAACATTATCGGTAAAGGTAGTTTTTATGAACAAACAAAATTCATTCTGCAAAAAATAGAAAATGCTCTAAAACAAGTAAATGCAAGTATAAAAGATGTCGTACGTACGCGCATCTACGTAACTGATATTACTAAATGGCAGGATATTGGTAGAGCACATGGCGAATTTTTTAAGGATATTAAACCTGCCACTACTATTGTGGAAGTACAAAATTTAATACATCCTGATTTATGGGTAGAAATTGAAGTAACTGCGATTGTAAGTTAA